Proteins encoded within one genomic window of Variovorax sp. OAS795:
- a CDS encoding long-chain fatty acid--CoA ligase, with product MTTPIALRPPAGLWDLAHLEAKPGIVVPGDTIPAVFWKAVELRADKVWMRQKEFGIWRSWTWRQTAEAVREIAGGLLALGFGPGECASILSNTVIEWVLCDVAVLSCGGVSNGIYPTDAASQVHYLCEDSRTTVLFVEDDEQLDKALEVRAGLPLLRKVVVFDMEGLRELDDPGVMSLDALRALGRAHLQDHPQALDQRIAGCRPEDLAILVYTSGTTGKPKGAMHSHRGLVYTMRGYNSLLAQGEGDERMCFLPLCHIAERMGGEYFAMYTGSILNFVENPETVPENVREISPTVFTAVPRVWEKFYSGVMITLKEASRLQQAAYGWSIGVGRQIAERVLQGQPVGAGLRFKFRLARWLALDNVRKLIGIHRARFLVTGAAPISPELVRWYLALGVPMLEVWGMTESCGASTGVPPSRIMPGSIGPATSYNEVRLDPQTGEILVRGPNVFMGYLNLPEKTAETLDAEGWLHTGDVGTVDAGGYFRITDRMKDIIITAGGKNITPSELENELKFSPYITDAVVIGDKRPYLTVIVMIDQENVEKFAQDHDVPFSNYESLTRAKEVLDLIQGEIDRVNAKFARVEQIKKFFLLETQLSAEDEELTPTMKLKRKLVQAKYAGRIEAMYR from the coding sequence ATGACCACCCCCATCGCCCTGCGCCCTCCCGCCGGCCTGTGGGACCTGGCGCACCTGGAGGCCAAGCCCGGCATCGTCGTGCCGGGCGACACCATTCCCGCCGTGTTCTGGAAGGCCGTGGAACTGCGCGCCGACAAGGTCTGGATGCGGCAGAAGGAGTTCGGCATCTGGCGCAGCTGGACCTGGCGGCAGACCGCCGAAGCCGTGCGCGAGATCGCGGGCGGCCTGCTGGCGCTCGGCTTCGGGCCGGGCGAATGCGCCTCCATTCTTTCCAACACCGTCATCGAGTGGGTGCTGTGCGACGTCGCCGTGCTCAGCTGCGGCGGCGTCTCCAACGGCATCTACCCGACCGATGCGGCCTCGCAGGTGCACTACCTCTGCGAAGACTCGCGCACCACGGTGCTCTTCGTCGAGGACGACGAGCAGCTCGACAAGGCGCTCGAAGTGCGCGCGGGGCTGCCGCTCTTGCGCAAGGTCGTCGTGTTCGACATGGAAGGCCTGCGCGAGCTCGACGACCCCGGCGTCATGAGCCTGGACGCATTGCGTGCGCTGGGCCGGGCGCATCTGCAGGACCATCCGCAGGCGTTGGACCAGCGCATTGCCGGCTGCCGGCCCGAAGACCTCGCCATCCTGGTCTACACCTCGGGCACCACGGGCAAGCCCAAGGGCGCGATGCACAGCCACCGCGGGCTGGTGTACACCATGCGCGGCTACAACTCGCTGCTGGCGCAGGGCGAAGGCGACGAGCGCATGTGCTTCTTGCCGCTGTGCCACATCGCCGAACGCATGGGCGGCGAATACTTCGCGATGTACACCGGCTCGATCCTCAACTTCGTCGAGAACCCCGAGACGGTGCCCGAGAACGTGCGCGAGATATCGCCCACGGTGTTCACCGCCGTGCCGCGCGTGTGGGAGAAGTTCTATTCGGGCGTGATGATCACGCTGAAGGAAGCGAGCCGGCTGCAGCAGGCCGCCTACGGCTGGAGCATCGGCGTGGGCCGTCAGATCGCCGAGCGCGTGCTGCAGGGCCAGCCCGTGGGCGCGGGCCTGCGCTTCAAGTTCCGCCTGGCGCGCTGGCTGGCGCTGGACAACGTGCGCAAGCTCATCGGCATCCACCGCGCGCGCTTTCTCGTGACCGGGGCGGCGCCGATCTCGCCCGAGCTGGTGCGCTGGTACCTGGCGCTGGGCGTGCCCATGCTCGAGGTCTGGGGCATGACCGAGTCGTGCGGCGCCTCCACCGGCGTGCCGCCCTCGCGCATCATGCCGGGCTCGATCGGTCCGGCCACCAGCTACAACGAGGTGCGCCTCGATCCGCAGACCGGCGAGATCCTGGTGCGCGGGCCCAATGTCTTCATGGGGTACCTCAACCTGCCCGAGAAGACCGCCGAGACCCTCGACGCCGAGGGCTGGCTGCACACCGGCGACGTGGGAACGGTGGACGCGGGAGGGTATTTCCGCATCACCGACCGCATGAAGGACATCATCATCACGGCAGGTGGAAAGAACATCACGCCGAGCGAGCTGGAGAACGAGCTCAAGTTCAGCCCCTACATCACCGATGCCGTGGTGATCGGCGACAAGCGGCCCTACCTGACGGTGATCGTCATGATCGACCAGGAGAACGTCGAGAAGTTTGCGCAGGACCACGATGTGCCTTTCAGCAACTACGAGAGCCTGACGCGCGCGAAAGAGGTGCTGGACCTGATCCAGGGCGAGATCGACCGCGTCAATGCCAAGTTTGCGCGGGTCGAGCAGATCAAGAAGTTCTTCCTGCTCGAAACGCAGTTGAGTGCCGAGGACGAAGAGCTCACGCCCACGATGAAGCTCAAGCGCAAATTGGTGCAGGCCAAGTACGCCGGGCGCATCGAGGCGATGTACCGCTGA
- a CDS encoding ABC transporter ATP-binding protein produces the protein MTDVVLQLLNVESAYGPIKAIRGVSLKVRQGEIVTVLGSNGAGKTTILKTISGIIDPRKGSIEFKGRDITAKDPAYIVQQGLSHVPEGREVFPLLSVRENLLMGAYTRKDRDGVARDMESVYSYFPILRERATQDAGLLSGGQQQMLAISRAIMAAPHLIMLDEPSLGLSPKLTKEIFEIVVRINRERGTTILLVEQNANMALNASDHGYVLENGRIVMEDTCERLREKEDIKEFYLGVKDDGVRGERRWKKKKTWR, from the coding sequence ATGACCGACGTAGTCCTCCAGCTGCTCAACGTCGAAAGCGCCTACGGCCCCATCAAGGCCATCCGGGGCGTGAGCCTGAAGGTCAGGCAGGGCGAGATCGTGACGGTCCTGGGCTCCAACGGCGCGGGGAAGACCACCATCCTCAAGACCATCTCGGGGATCATCGACCCGAGAAAGGGCAGCATCGAATTCAAGGGCCGGGACATCACGGCCAAGGACCCGGCCTACATCGTGCAGCAGGGCTTGAGCCACGTGCCCGAAGGGCGCGAAGTGTTTCCCTTGCTCTCGGTGCGCGAGAACCTGCTCATGGGCGCCTACACCCGCAAGGACCGCGACGGCGTGGCGCGCGACATGGAGAGCGTCTACAGCTACTTTCCCATCCTGCGCGAGCGCGCCACGCAGGACGCCGGGCTGCTCTCGGGCGGCCAGCAGCAGATGCTTGCGATCTCGCGCGCCATCATGGCCGCGCCGCACCTCATCATGCTCGACGAGCCCAGCCTCGGGCTCAGCCCCAAGCTGACGAAGGAGATCTTCGAGATCGTCGTGCGCATCAACCGCGAGCGCGGCACCACCATTCTGTTGGTCGAACAGAACGCCAACATGGCGCTCAATGCGTCCGACCACGGCTACGTGCTGGAGAACGGCCGCATCGTGATGGAAGACACCTGCGAACGCCTGCGCGAGAAAGAGGACATCAAGGAGTTCTACCTCGGCGTCAAGGACGACGGCGTGCGCGGCGAGCGGCGCTGGAAAAAGAAGAAGACATGGAGATGA
- a CDS encoding ABC transporter ATP-binding protein has protein sequence MSSSDVLLSAKDLSVRFGGVLAVNKVSFDVRRGEVFTLIGPNGAGKTTVFNLISRIYTPTMGEITWHGEAAGPLALTRQAPHAIAALGIARTFQNIELFEHATVLHNLLIGRHTHRQTGFWSEVFFTPATRRAEIAAREKAEQVIELLDLQHHRDSMVAGLPYGVRKVVELARALCTEPKLLLLDEPSSGLNVEETADMAFWIQDIQHELGVSVLMVEHDMSLVSKVSDRVLAMNMGEVLATGTPREVQADARVIEAYLGTVDDVSSLRRVA, from the coding sequence ATGAGCAGCAGCGACGTTCTTCTTTCCGCGAAGGACCTGAGCGTGCGCTTCGGCGGCGTGCTCGCGGTCAACAAGGTGAGCTTCGACGTGCGCCGCGGCGAGGTGTTCACGCTCATCGGCCCGAATGGCGCGGGCAAGACGACGGTGTTCAACCTCATCAGCCGCATCTACACGCCGACCATGGGCGAGATCACGTGGCACGGCGAGGCCGCCGGTCCGTTGGCGTTGACGCGCCAGGCCCCGCATGCGATTGCCGCACTCGGCATTGCGCGCACCTTCCAGAACATCGAACTGTTCGAGCACGCCACGGTGCTTCACAACCTGCTCATCGGCCGCCACACGCACCGGCAGACGGGTTTCTGGAGCGAGGTGTTCTTCACGCCCGCCACACGGCGCGCCGAGATCGCGGCGCGCGAGAAGGCGGAGCAGGTGATCGAGCTGCTCGACCTGCAGCATCACCGCGATTCGATGGTGGCCGGATTGCCCTACGGCGTGCGCAAGGTGGTGGAGCTGGCGCGCGCGCTGTGCACCGAACCCAAGCTGCTGCTGCTGGACGAACCTTCTTCGGGGCTCAACGTGGAAGAGACGGCCGACATGGCGTTCTGGATCCAGGACATCCAGCATGAACTGGGCGTGTCGGTGCTGATGGTCGAGCACGACATGTCGCTGGTGTCGAAGGTGTCGGACCGCGTGCTGGCGATGAACATGGGCGAGGTGCTGGCCACCGGAACGCCGCGCGAGGTGCAGGCGGATGCGAGGGTGATCGAGGCCTACCTGGGGACCGTGGACGATGTGAGCAGTTTGAGGAGGGTGGCATGA
- a CDS encoding branched-chain amino acid ABC transporter permease: protein MRFIFKTSYDQDIRLARHGGHVFWYGLLVAFLLVAPWVIDEYWLAQLTFVLIYGIVGLGLMLLAGFTGQFSIGHAAFLGTGAYTQGVLTNLGVPFPIALLAAAALSAAVGVVVALPALRVKGIYLGIATLSFGFIVEEVFARWESVTGGNAGLHVKSPQLFGWSLGSGNGFYFLCLVVAVLSTLGILNLLRSPTGRAFVAIRDSEISAQSMGIHLARYKTMSFAISAALAGLGGALYAHKLSFISPDQFNILQSIDLLLMVVIGGLGSVHGAFLGAIFLIAMPQLISMGKDWLPAVVGQAPGLQGLVYGLVLIAFVLFEPLGLYGRWLKIRTWLQLFPFYRKGLFKRQKSFTKSDRLR, encoded by the coding sequence ATGCGCTTCATCTTCAAGACCAGCTACGACCAGGACATCCGCCTTGCGCGGCACGGCGGCCATGTGTTCTGGTATGGCCTGCTGGTCGCGTTCCTCCTCGTCGCGCCGTGGGTCATCGACGAATACTGGCTTGCGCAACTGACCTTCGTGCTGATCTACGGCATCGTGGGGCTCGGGCTGATGCTGCTGGCGGGCTTCACCGGGCAGTTCTCGATCGGCCATGCGGCCTTCCTCGGCACGGGTGCCTATACCCAGGGCGTGCTCACGAACCTGGGCGTCCCGTTCCCTATCGCCCTGCTCGCGGCTGCGGCGCTGTCGGCGGCCGTGGGGGTGGTGGTCGCATTGCCGGCCTTGCGCGTGAAGGGCATCTACCTTGGCATTGCCACGCTGTCGTTCGGCTTCATCGTCGAGGAAGTGTTCGCGCGCTGGGAGAGCGTGACGGGCGGCAACGCGGGGCTGCACGTGAAGTCGCCGCAACTCTTCGGCTGGTCGCTCGGGTCGGGCAACGGCTTCTACTTTCTCTGCCTGGTGGTGGCGGTGCTCAGCACGCTGGGCATCCTGAACCTGCTGCGCTCGCCGACCGGGCGCGCCTTCGTCGCGATCCGCGACTCCGAGATCTCGGCGCAGAGCATGGGCATCCACCTCGCGCGCTACAAGACGATGTCGTTTGCGATCTCGGCCGCGCTCGCGGGGCTGGGCGGCGCGCTTTATGCGCACAAGCTCAGCTTCATCTCGCCGGACCAGTTCAACATCCTGCAGTCGATCGACCTGCTGCTGATGGTGGTGATCGGCGGGCTCGGCTCGGTGCACGGCGCGTTCCTGGGCGCGATCTTCCTCATCGCGATGCCGCAGCTCATCTCCATGGGCAAGGACTGGCTGCCGGCCGTGGTCGGCCAGGCGCCCGGGCTGCAGGGGCTGGTGTACGGGCTGGTGCTGATCGCGTTCGTGCTGTTCGAGCCGCTGGGCCTGTACGGCCGCTGGCTCAAGATCCGCACCTGGCTGCAGCTCTTTCCGTTCTACCGCAAGGGCCTGTTCAAGCGGCAGAAGTCGTTCACCAAGTCGGACCGCCTGAGATGA
- a CDS encoding branched-chain amino acid ABC transporter permease, translated as MQILQLLLSGIAQGCIYGLIALGFVLIYKATETVSFAQGDLMMLGAFGAFAGMSLFGLPFWLAALLAVVAMAAFGVLLELVVIRPILGQPQFSIVMLTIGIAYVARGLITMVPGIGTDTHTLAVPYKDQIWKLGGLVVNLEQLAIIVATAILCGLLFAMFRYSKLGIAMQASSQNQLAAYYMGIPVKRLNGLVWGLAAAVAAIAGMLLAPITFVHANMGFIGLKAFPAAVVGGFGSLPGAIVGGLVIGIVESFAGFYLPDGFKDTAPYIVVLLMLMIKPNGLFGEKLRKKV; from the coding sequence ATGCAGATCCTCCAGCTCCTTCTCTCAGGCATTGCGCAGGGCTGCATCTATGGCCTGATCGCGCTGGGCTTCGTGCTGATCTACAAGGCCACCGAAACCGTGAGCTTCGCGCAGGGCGACCTGATGATGCTCGGCGCCTTCGGTGCATTTGCCGGCATGTCGCTGTTCGGCCTGCCGTTCTGGCTGGCGGCGCTGCTCGCCGTGGTGGCCATGGCGGCCTTCGGCGTGCTGCTGGAGCTGGTCGTGATCCGGCCCATCCTCGGCCAGCCGCAGTTCTCCATCGTGATGCTGACCATCGGCATCGCCTACGTGGCGCGCGGGCTCATCACCATGGTGCCGGGCATCGGCACCGACACCCACACGCTGGCCGTGCCCTACAAGGACCAGATCTGGAAACTGGGCGGGCTGGTGGTCAACCTCGAGCAGCTCGCCATCATCGTCGCCACGGCGATCCTCTGCGGCTTGCTGTTCGCGATGTTCCGCTACAGCAAGCTCGGCATCGCCATGCAGGCCTCGTCGCAGAACCAGCTCGCGGCCTACTACATGGGCATTCCGGTGAAGCGCCTGAACGGCCTGGTGTGGGGGCTCGCGGCGGCGGTCGCGGCCATCGCGGGCATGCTGCTCGCGCCCATCACCTTCGTGCACGCGAACATGGGCTTCATCGGGCTCAAGGCCTTTCCGGCCGCGGTGGTCGGCGGCTTCGGCAGCCTGCCGGGCGCGATCGTCGGGGGGCTGGTGATCGGCATCGTCGAATCGTTCGCGGGCTTCTACCTGCCCGACGGCTTCAAGGACACGGCGCCCTACATCGTGGTGCTGCTGATGCTGATGATCAAACCCAATGGCCTGTTCGGCGAAAAGCTGCGCAAGAAAGTCTGA
- a CDS encoding AraC family transcriptional regulator produces the protein MQRTKTAPPESGSPGCGERLMWLTHQRVFYAGLLGAAAERTIGGYGVYVSPAGAPPNRLRIGAGAWQTGQLLVVPPQVPHQVESGHPLILNLLVESESVDPARLPGFLQHCGPVDAPAFVQHMHDAHAQLLALSGRQSFEGLAFDPLFFGEALVPRALDARIRKVIDAINADPAAPASAEACAASVHLSFSRFLHLFKQETGMAFRAFRAWKRARSLLRYVRQTSTLTDIALDTGYPDSTHFSHSIRQVYGLKPSDILAGSRRLALHDAAGGLRH, from the coding sequence ATGCAGCGAACGAAGACGGCGCCGCCGGAAAGCGGGAGCCCGGGATGCGGGGAGCGCCTGATGTGGCTCACGCACCAGCGGGTGTTCTACGCCGGGCTGCTCGGCGCCGCGGCCGAACGCACGATCGGCGGCTACGGCGTGTACGTGTCGCCGGCCGGCGCGCCGCCCAACCGCCTGCGCATCGGTGCAGGCGCCTGGCAGACGGGCCAGCTGCTGGTGGTGCCGCCGCAGGTGCCGCACCAGGTGGAAAGCGGCCATCCGCTCATCCTCAACCTGCTGGTCGAATCCGAGTCGGTCGATCCCGCGCGGCTGCCGGGCTTTCTGCAGCATTGCGGCCCGGTCGATGCGCCGGCGTTCGTGCAGCACATGCACGATGCGCATGCGCAGCTGCTCGCGCTGTCGGGCCGCCAGAGCTTCGAGGGCTTGGCGTTCGACCCCCTCTTCTTCGGCGAGGCGCTGGTGCCGCGCGCGCTCGATGCACGCATCCGCAAGGTGATCGACGCCATCAACGCCGACCCCGCCGCACCAGCCTCGGCCGAGGCATGCGCGGCCTCGGTGCACCTGTCCTTCTCGCGCTTCCTGCATCTGTTCAAGCAGGAAACCGGCATGGCGTTCCGCGCCTTCCGGGCCTGGAAGCGCGCCCGCAGCCTGCTGCGCTACGTGCGCCAGACCAGCACGCTGACCGACATCGCGCTGGACACCGGCTACCCCGACTCGACGCACTTCAGCCATTCGATCCGCCAGGTCTACGGGCTCAAGCCGAGCGACATCCTGGCCGGCTCGCGCCGTCTCGCGCTGCACGACGCGGCCGGCGGCCTCAGGCACTAG
- a CDS encoding alpha/beta hydrolase — MLHPQARALLDFIEARGIPPTHTLSPAEARAFYRERRTATQPEAPQVAEVRELTAEGPHGTIPVRLYRPLGSPSDAALPVLVYFHGGGWVIGDLDTHDVLCRSLANGAGCAVASVDYRMGPEHRFPAAVDDVLAATRWVRRQAASLGLDASRLAVGGDSAGGNLAAVAAIAARDAGDLPIAFQLLIYPATDQRRGHPSHEANGQGLLLTRDTMAYFHDHYIDDQRHDLDWRASPLLHADLSGLPPALVLTAGYDPLRDEGMAYAEALTAAGNRAAYVCFERQIHGFITMGKVLDEAGTAVALCSAELRRALAPA; from the coding sequence ATGCTGCATCCCCAGGCGCGCGCCTTGCTCGACTTCATCGAGGCGCGCGGCATTCCGCCGACACACACGCTTTCGCCGGCGGAGGCGCGCGCGTTCTACCGCGAGCGGCGCACCGCCACCCAACCCGAAGCCCCGCAGGTTGCCGAAGTCCGCGAACTGACGGCCGAAGGGCCGCACGGCACCATCCCGGTGCGCCTCTACCGGCCCCTGGGATCGCCGTCGGACGCGGCGCTGCCGGTGCTCGTGTACTTCCATGGCGGCGGCTGGGTCATCGGCGATCTCGACACCCATGACGTGCTGTGCCGCTCGCTCGCCAACGGCGCGGGCTGCGCGGTCGCATCGGTCGACTACCGCATGGGACCGGAGCACCGCTTTCCGGCCGCCGTGGACGACGTGCTGGCGGCGACGCGCTGGGTACGCCGCCAGGCCGCTTCGCTCGGCCTCGATGCGAGCCGGCTCGCGGTGGGCGGCGACAGCGCGGGCGGCAACCTCGCCGCGGTGGCGGCCATCGCGGCGCGCGATGCGGGCGACCTGCCCATCGCCTTCCAGCTGCTGATCTATCCCGCCACCGACCAGCGCCGCGGCCATCCTTCGCACGAGGCCAACGGCCAGGGCTTGCTTCTGACCCGGGACACGATGGCGTACTTCCACGACCACTACATCGACGACCAGCGGCACGACCTGGACTGGCGCGCGTCGCCGCTGCTGCACGCCGACCTCTCGGGCCTGCCGCCCGCGCTGGTGCTCACGGCCGGCTACGACCCGCTGCGCGACGAAGGCATGGCCTACGCCGAGGCCCTGACCGCCGCCGGCAATCGCGCCGCGTACGTCTGCTTCGAGCGCCAGATCCATGGCTTCATCACCATGGGCAAGGTGCTCGACGAGGCCGGCACCGCCGTCGCGCTGTGCAGCGCCGAACTCCGCCGCGCGCTCGCGCCGGCCTAG
- the purT gene encoding formate-dependent phosphoribosylglycinamide formyltransferase encodes MTTLGTPLSPSATRVMLLGSGELGKEVLIALQRLGVETIAVDRYENAPGQQVAHHARTITMSDPEQLKALIEAEKPLLVVPEIEAIATPMLQQLEDAGVVRVIPTARAARLTMDREGIRRLAAETLGVPTSPYKFCDSLDELQAAIDAGIGYPCIVKPVMSSSGKGQSKIDGPAHVQKAWDYAMAGGRVSHGRVIVEGFIDFDYEITLLTVRAKDAEGAVRTQFCEPIGHVQVSGDYVESWQPHTMAAAALQKAQQIAEAVTADLGGQGLFGVELFVKGDEVWFSEVSPRPHDTGMVTMATQWQNEFELHARAILGLPVDTSLKSPGASAVIYGGVDATGIAFDGVAEALQVPGSDIRLFGKPESFARRRMGVALVHAADTGTARRLAKEAASRVKPRKA; translated from the coding sequence ATGACCACCCTCGGCACCCCTCTTTCCCCCTCCGCCACCCGCGTGATGCTGCTCGGCTCGGGCGAGCTCGGCAAGGAGGTGCTGATCGCCCTGCAGCGCCTCGGCGTGGAGACCATCGCCGTCGACCGCTACGAGAATGCCCCCGGCCAGCAGGTGGCGCACCACGCACGCACCATCACCATGAGCGACCCCGAGCAGCTCAAGGCGCTGATCGAGGCCGAGAAACCGCTGCTGGTGGTGCCCGAGATCGAGGCCATCGCCACGCCCATGCTGCAGCAGCTCGAGGACGCCGGCGTGGTGCGCGTGATTCCCACTGCCCGCGCCGCCCGCCTCACCATGGACCGCGAAGGCATCCGCCGCCTGGCGGCCGAGACGCTGGGCGTGCCCACCAGCCCCTACAAGTTCTGCGACTCGCTGGACGAGCTGCAGGCGGCCATCGACGCAGGCATCGGCTACCCCTGCATCGTCAAGCCCGTGATGAGCAGCTCCGGCAAGGGCCAGAGCAAGATCGACGGCCCGGCCCACGTGCAGAAGGCCTGGGACTACGCCATGGCCGGCGGCCGCGTGAGCCATGGCCGCGTGATCGTCGAAGGCTTCATCGACTTCGACTACGAGATCACGCTCCTGACCGTGCGCGCCAAAGACGCGGAAGGCGCGGTGCGCACGCAGTTCTGCGAGCCCATCGGCCACGTGCAGGTGAGCGGCGACTATGTCGAGAGCTGGCAGCCGCACACCATGGCTGCGGCCGCGCTGCAGAAGGCGCAGCAGATCGCCGAAGCCGTCACGGCCGACCTCGGCGGCCAGGGCCTGTTCGGCGTCGAGCTGTTCGTGAAGGGCGACGAGGTCTGGTTCAGCGAAGTCAGCCCGCGTCCGCACGACACCGGCATGGTCACCATGGCCACGCAATGGCAGAACGAGTTCGAGCTGCATGCGCGCGCCATCCTCGGCCTGCCGGTGGACACCTCGCTCAAGAGCCCGGGCGCGAGCGCCGTGATTTACGGCGGCGTCGATGCCACCGGCATTGCCTTCGACGGCGTGGCCGAGGCGCTGCAGGTGCCCGGCAGCGACATCCGCCTGTTTGGCAAGCCCGAGAGCTTTGCCAGGCGCCGCATGGGAGTGGCGCTGGTGCATGCGGCCGACACCGGCACCGCCCGCCGGCTCGCCAAGGAAGCCGCCTCGCGCGTGAAGCCGCGCAAGGCCTGA
- a CDS encoding 3-hydroxybutyryl-CoA dehydrogenase, which yields MTIQTVGIIGAGTMGNGIAQACAVAGVNVVMVDIAQAAVDKGLATVSGSLDRLIKKEKLTAEQKSAALALIKGSTNYDELKGAQLVIEAATENHALKLKILKQVDELLAPEVIIASNTSSISITQLAAATSRPDRFIGMHFFNPVPMMALVELIRGYLTSDATHDAVKALAETLGKSPITVKNAPGFVVNRILVPMINEAFFVLAEGIATAEDIDAGMKLGCNQPIGPLALADMIGLDVCLAVMEVYLAQFGDSKYRPCPLLKEMVAAGQLGRKTGRGVYAY from the coding sequence ATGACGATCCAGACCGTCGGCATCATCGGCGCCGGAACAATGGGCAATGGCATCGCGCAGGCCTGCGCGGTCGCCGGCGTCAACGTGGTGATGGTCGACATCGCCCAGGCGGCAGTCGACAAGGGCCTGGCCACCGTGTCGGGCAGCCTCGACCGGCTGATCAAGAAAGAGAAGCTCACGGCCGAACAGAAGAGCGCGGCGCTGGCGCTGATCAAGGGGTCGACGAACTACGACGAACTCAAGGGCGCGCAGCTCGTGATCGAGGCCGCCACCGAGAACCATGCGCTCAAGCTCAAGATCCTCAAGCAGGTCGACGAGCTGCTGGCGCCCGAGGTGATCATTGCCTCGAACACCTCGTCGATCTCCATCACGCAGCTGGCCGCAGCCACCTCGCGGCCCGACCGCTTCATCGGCATGCACTTCTTCAACCCGGTGCCGATGATGGCGCTGGTGGAGCTGATCCGCGGCTACCTCACGAGCGACGCCACGCACGATGCGGTCAAGGCGCTGGCCGAGACGCTGGGCAAGTCGCCGATCACGGTGAAGAACGCGCCGGGCTTCGTGGTCAACCGCATCCTGGTGCCGATGATCAACGAGGCCTTCTTCGTGCTGGCCGAAGGCATCGCCACGGCCGAGGACATCGACGCCGGCATGAAGCTGGGCTGCAACCAGCCCATCGGCCCGCTGGCGCTGGCCGACATGATCGGCCTGGACGTGTGCCTGGCCGTGATGGAGGTCTACCTGGCGCAGTTCGGCGATTCCAAGTACCGCCCCTGCCCGCTGCTGAAGGAAATGGTCGCGGCGGGCCAGCTGGGGCGCAAGACCGGACGCGGCGTCTACGCCTATTGA
- a CDS encoding crotonase/enoyl-CoA hydratase family protein, producing MTAVPTTPPPEGCIDTQVIDHVLLIGINRPAKRNGWTPPMFRQLAEAYTRLDDDPGLRVGVLHAFGDHFTAGLDLPAVTEYMKRGEKAIPAGLVEPHDFGLPGYRRRTKPMVAAVKGICFTVGIELMLGADIVVAADDCRFSQMEVQRGIMATGGATLRMAERAGVGNAMLHLLTADEFDSAEAYRLNFVQKVVPAGQELDAALAIAQRIAAQAPLAVVATRLNVIKAVEQGPLAAVSEFIETQKRLSNSEDAAEGVRSFVERRPARFSGR from the coding sequence ATGACCGCCGTGCCCACCACCCCGCCGCCCGAAGGCTGCATCGACACCCAGGTGATCGACCATGTGCTCTTGATCGGCATCAACCGCCCGGCCAAGCGCAATGGCTGGACGCCGCCCATGTTCAGGCAGCTGGCCGAGGCCTACACCCGGCTGGACGACGACCCCGGCCTGCGCGTGGGCGTGCTGCATGCGTTCGGAGACCACTTCACGGCCGGGCTCGACCTGCCGGCGGTCACCGAATACATGAAGCGCGGCGAGAAGGCGATACCGGCGGGCCTGGTGGAGCCGCACGACTTCGGCCTGCCCGGCTATCGCCGTCGAACCAAGCCGATGGTCGCGGCGGTGAAGGGCATCTGCTTCACCGTCGGCATCGAGCTGATGCTGGGCGCCGACATCGTGGTGGCGGCCGACGACTGCCGCTTCTCGCAGATGGAAGTGCAGCGCGGCATCATGGCCACGGGAGGCGCCACGCTGCGCATGGCCGAGCGCGCGGGCGTGGGCAACGCGATGCTGCACCTGCTCACGGCCGACGAGTTCGACAGCGCCGAGGCGTATCGCCTGAACTTCGTGCAGAAGGTGGTGCCGGCCGGGCAGGAGCTCGACGCGGCGCTGGCCATTGCGCAGCGCATCGCGGCGCAGGCGCCGCTGGCGGTGGTGGCGACCCGGCTCAACGTGATCAAGGCGGTCGAACAGGGGCCGCTCGCGGCGGTGTCGGAGTTCATCGAGACGCAGAAGCGGCTTTCCAACAGCGAGGACGCGGCCGAGGGCGTGCGTTCCTTCGTCGAGCGCCGGCCCGCGCGCTTCAGCGGGCGTTGA